One stretch of Diabrotica undecimpunctata isolate CICGRU chromosome 5, icDiaUnde3, whole genome shotgun sequence DNA includes these proteins:
- the LOC140442243 gene encoding zinc finger MYM-type protein 1-like, whose translation MELVLCRDNLMDLVRDSAPLAIFTHCFAHRLNLVLQQSCSNITTVKIFFSTLQGIPAYFHQSSKRSYFLNKILGKRIPTNSEVRWNSNAKVVYAVSQERKKLLQVFQDIMNCPESNAKSIRQAGGFKRKLEDLEFVFLLNAFSDIFQQIELLYNILQKKNNDVQLCANSVSRCVAMLKSWRNDLTFSNHFNIAVSETNSKPSLSRSELDILPGSLSNNGDQSFLEKAKTKFRRIFFEILDNIITQLEQRFSDYKKFQFLELGDNKRFTEYGAKFPQKALDSLMDTYEPLFNKSLLKTELEMIFSAIHRENFHDKSLLELIKSMFDNETNEILPESYKLFCLLATIPATSASVERTFSTLKRIKSSLRNTMTQNRLSSLSTVSIQKDILAQLMETGDTFYERVINKFAQSKERRINLLYK comes from the coding sequence ATGGAGCTAGTGTTATGTCGGGACAACTTAATGGACTTAGTGAGAGATTCTGCACCATTAGCAATATTTACCCATTGTTTTGCTCACCGCCTCAACTTAGTTTTACAGCAAAGTTGCTCCAACATTACAACAGTCAAAATATTTTTCTCAACGCTTCAAGGTATTCCAGCTTATTTTCACCAATCGTCCAAACGgtcctattttttaaataaaatacttggaaaaCGAATTCCCACAAATAGTGAAGTAAGATGGAATTCAAATGCAAAAGTAGTATATGCTGTGtcacaagaaagaaaaaaattgttacaagtCTTTCAGGACATAATGAATTGCCCAGAATCAAATGCAAAATCAATTAGGCAGGCAGGTGGTTTTAAACGTAAGTTGGAGGACTTggaatttgtatttttattaaatgctTTTAGTGATATATTTCAACAAATTGAGCTCTTATACAACATCTTGCAGAAGAAAAATAATGATGTTCAATTGTGTGCCAATTCAGTGTCCAGATGTGTTGCAATGTTAAAGAGCTGGAGAAATGACCTTACATTTTCTAACCATTTCAACATTGCTGTTAGCGAAACCAATTCTAAACCCAGCTTAAGTCGTAGTGAACTTGATATTTTACCTGGTAGTTTATCTAATAACGGAGATCAAAGTTTTTTGGAGAAAGCTAAAACTAAATTTAGAAGGATCTTTTTTGAGATTTTGGACAATATTATCACTCAATTAGAGCAACGTTTCTCTGATTACAAAAAGTTTCAATTTCTGGAATTGGGCGATAATAAAAGATTCACAGAATATGGCGCTAAATTTCCACAAAAAGCTTTGGACTCATTGATGGATACATATGAACCACtttttaataaatctttattaAAAACAGAACTGGAAATGATTTTTTCTGCTATTCATCGTGAAAATTTTCACGATAAGAGTTTGTTAGAACTAATTAAAAGTATGTTTGATAACGAAACCAATGAAATTCTTCCTGAAAGCTATAAGTTATTTTGTTTACTTGCTACAATACCTGCAACAAGCGCTTCGGTTGAAAGAACTTTCTCCACTTTAAAGCGAATAAAGTCATCTCTTCGAAATACAATGACGCAAAATCGGCTTTCATCACTGTCTACTGTATCAATCCAGAAAGACATTCTTGCTCAGTTAATGGAAACGGGCGACACATTTTATGAACGAGTAATTAACAAATTTGCACAAAGCAAAGAGAGAAGAATAAACCTGctctataaataa